A single genomic interval of Tsukamurella paurometabola harbors:
- a CDS encoding DUF1731 domain-containing protein: MPDLRAAWVHRRFAAPAVVTEFAPERALAITQDEPAGATTIRWVLTPRDGGTVVEQAVTSDGASGPLFDRLVARRFAADADTSLARLALLAGPPRAAEPLHVVIAGGAGALGRRVAADLVRRGHDVTILTRSIRADVPYPQVTWDGRTVGAWEAVLDAPNTAVINLAGKLVDCRPTAANIAELTASRVDATRALVAAARGKGVRRWVQASTTAIWSDAGERWCTEDTPLPEPGLPQMTGVARPWEESVADAETEHLTVLRTSIVLDTDSPAMAKMTGVTKAFLGGRLGDGRQWFSWIHRDDWLAVVRAGLGIEPGVDLPAGVVVAAAPNPARNADVMRTLRRHLRRPPAPPTPAPVLALGAIGMRSDPALGLTGRHATSTVLPAAGFAFRYPDLDGALADLLG, translated from the coding sequence GTGCCGGATCTGCGTGCGGCGTGGGTGCATCGCCGCTTCGCGGCGCCCGCCGTGGTCACCGAGTTCGCGCCCGAGCGCGCGCTCGCGATCACCCAGGACGAACCGGCCGGGGCCACCACGATCCGGTGGGTGCTGACCCCGCGGGACGGCGGCACCGTCGTCGAGCAGGCGGTGACCTCCGACGGCGCGTCCGGACCGTTGTTCGACCGGCTCGTTGCCCGGAGGTTCGCCGCCGACGCCGACACCTCCCTCGCGCGTCTCGCCCTGCTCGCCGGTCCGCCTCGCGCCGCGGAACCGCTCCACGTGGTCATCGCGGGCGGCGCCGGTGCCCTCGGCCGCCGCGTGGCCGCGGACCTGGTCCGCCGCGGCCACGACGTCACGATCCTCACCCGCTCGATCCGCGCCGACGTGCCCTATCCGCAGGTCACCTGGGACGGACGTACCGTCGGCGCGTGGGAGGCGGTCCTGGACGCGCCGAACACCGCCGTGATCAACCTCGCGGGCAAGCTCGTCGACTGCCGCCCCACGGCGGCGAACATCGCGGAACTCACCGCGAGCCGCGTCGACGCCACGCGGGCTCTCGTCGCGGCCGCGCGCGGCAAGGGCGTCCGTCGCTGGGTGCAGGCGAGTACGACCGCGATCTGGAGCGATGCGGGGGAGCGGTGGTGCACGGAGGACACCCCGCTGCCGGAGCCGGGGTTGCCGCAGATGACGGGAGTGGCCCGTCCGTGGGAGGAGTCGGTCGCCGATGCCGAGACCGAGCACCTGACCGTCCTGCGCACGTCGATCGTCCTCGACACGGATTCGCCGGCGATGGCGAAGATGACCGGCGTCACCAAGGCGTTCCTCGGTGGCCGCCTCGGCGACGGCCGGCAGTGGTTCAGCTGGATCCACCGCGACGACTGGCTCGCGGTGGTCCGGGCGGGCCTCGGGATCGAGCCCGGCGTCGACCTGCCGGCGGGAGTCGTGGTCGCGGCTGCGCCGAACCCGGCGCGCAACGCCGACGTGATGCGGACGCTGCGGCGCCACCTGCGCCGCCCGCCCGCGCCTCCGACGCCCGCGCCGGTCCTCGCGCTCGGTGCGATCGGGATGCGCAGCGACCCCGCACTCGGTCTGACCGGCAGGCACGCCACCTCGACGGTCCTCCCCGCCGCGGGCTTCGCCTTCCGGTACCCCGATCTCGACGGTGCGCTGGCTGACCTCCTCGGTTGA
- a CDS encoding RluA family pseudouridine synthase codes for MRESRTMPVPDGLDGLRVDAGVARLLGLSRTVVSELAAEGSVTLDGVPVGKSDKLHAGALLDVTLPEPARPLEIVAEPVPGMNILYSDADIVVVDKPVGVAAHASVGWTGPTVIGGLAAAGFRISTSGAPERQGIVHRLDVGTSGVMAVAVSERAYTVLKRAFKQRTVDKRYHALVQGHPDPMSGTIDAPIGRHRSSDWKFAVTKDGKPSITHYDTIEAFQAATLLDVHLETGRTHQIRVHFAALHHPCCGDQTYGSDPSLAKKLGLERQWLHARTLGFTHPTQGEYVEFTSPYPGDLQHALDVLRDA; via the coding sequence ATGCGTGAATCGCGCACCATGCCCGTCCCCGACGGGCTCGACGGCCTGCGGGTCGACGCGGGCGTCGCCCGCCTGCTCGGCCTGTCCCGCACGGTCGTCTCCGAGCTGGCGGCCGAGGGCTCCGTCACGCTCGACGGGGTCCCGGTCGGCAAGTCCGACAAGCTGCACGCGGGCGCCCTGCTCGACGTCACGCTGCCCGAACCCGCCCGGCCGCTGGAGATCGTCGCCGAGCCCGTGCCGGGCATGAACATCCTCTACTCCGACGCCGACATCGTGGTCGTCGACAAGCCCGTGGGCGTCGCAGCGCACGCGTCGGTCGGCTGGACCGGCCCGACGGTCATCGGCGGCCTCGCCGCCGCGGGCTTCCGGATCTCCACCTCGGGGGCGCCCGAGCGGCAGGGCATCGTGCACCGCCTCGACGTCGGGACCTCCGGTGTGATGGCCGTCGCCGTCTCCGAGCGCGCCTACACCGTGCTCAAGCGGGCGTTCAAGCAGCGCACCGTCGACAAGCGGTACCACGCGCTGGTGCAGGGACACCCGGACCCGATGTCCGGCACCATCGACGCACCGATCGGCCGGCATCGCAGTTCCGACTGGAAGTTCGCCGTCACCAAGGACGGCAAGCCGTCGATCACGCACTACGACACGATCGAGGCATTCCAGGCCGCGACGCTGCTCGACGTGCACCTGGAGACCGGCCGCACGCACCAGATCCGCGTGCACTTCGCGGCGCTGCACCATCCGTGCTGCGGCGACCAGACGTACGGCTCGGACCCGTCGCTGGCGAAGAAGCTGGGCCTGGAGCGGCAGTGGCTGCACGCCCGGACCCTGGGTTTCACGCACCCCACGCAGGGCGAGTACGTCGAGTTCACCTCGCCCTACCCCGGCGATCTGCAGCACGCCCTGGACGTCCTGCGCGACGCGTGA
- a CDS encoding serine/threonine-protein kinase, translated as MSDELAPGTVIGGYRIERRLGSGGMGSVYLAKHPELPRYDALKVLGAGYSGDEAFRKRFLREAELAARLDHPNVVTIYNRGTEGARLWIAMQYVEGDDCSVLLKRNPGGLAPAVAVEIIGQIARGLDRAHRAGLLHRDIKPANILVAAADDDEGDERRALLTDFGVAKGGEDTSQLTAVGTVLATLAYASPEQLCGEELDPRSDQYSLAATFFHLVTGKVPYTGASTDAVIDAHFNAPPPRISQIREGVPPAVDAVVARGLAKTPAERFATCKEFATALKSALTAPVGRPAPRPVPRPAPPGYVPGPGHPSGPQPPATAGRPSVPVQRTVAPGIRGQANRPSFPTARPPQAPQSAVPQQAGPKPAAPGPQPLYGAGAGARSGAVPRPPVPRAQPAKTPAAGGMPPGVLVLVGVAVVALLVLILVIAFG; from the coding sequence ATGAGTGATGAACTCGCACCCGGGACGGTGATCGGCGGCTATCGGATCGAGCGGCGCCTCGGGTCCGGCGGCATGGGCTCCGTCTATCTCGCCAAGCACCCCGAACTGCCCCGGTACGACGCGCTCAAGGTGCTGGGCGCCGGCTACTCCGGCGACGAGGCCTTCCGCAAGCGCTTCCTGCGCGAGGCCGAGCTGGCTGCGCGCCTCGACCACCCCAACGTGGTCACCATCTACAACCGCGGTACCGAGGGCGCTCGGTTGTGGATCGCCATGCAGTACGTGGAGGGTGACGACTGCTCGGTGCTGCTCAAGCGCAACCCCGGCGGCCTGGCTCCCGCCGTCGCCGTCGAGATCATCGGCCAGATCGCCCGCGGCCTCGACCGGGCGCATCGCGCCGGGCTGCTCCACCGGGACATCAAGCCCGCGAACATCCTGGTCGCGGCCGCCGACGACGACGAGGGCGACGAACGCCGCGCGCTGCTCACGGACTTCGGCGTGGCCAAGGGGGGAGAGGACACCTCCCAGCTGACCGCGGTCGGCACCGTGCTCGCGACGCTCGCCTACGCCTCCCCGGAACAACTCTGCGGCGAGGAACTCGACCCGCGTTCGGACCAGTACTCGCTGGCCGCGACCTTCTTCCACCTCGTCACCGGCAAGGTGCCGTACACGGGCGCGAGCACGGATGCCGTGATCGACGCGCATTTCAACGCGCCGCCGCCCCGCATCTCGCAGATCCGGGAGGGGGTTCCGCCCGCCGTCGACGCGGTGGTCGCCCGCGGCCTCGCCAAGACGCCGGCCGAGCGGTTCGCCACGTGCAAGGAATTCGCGACCGCGCTGAAATCGGCGTTGACGGCCCCCGTCGGACGCCCCGCGCCGCGTCCGGTGCCGCGCCCCGCGCCGCCCGGTTACGTGCCCGGCCCGGGGCACCCGTCCGGTCCGCAGCCGCCCGCGACGGCCGGCCGGCCGTCGGTGCCCGTTCAGCGGACCGTCGCACCCGGGATCCGCGGGCAGGCGAACCGGCCCAGTTTCCCCACCGCGCGGCCGCCGCAGGCACCGCAATCGGCGGTGCCGCAGCAGGCGGGGCCCAAGCCGGCGGCGCCCGGTCCGCAGCCGCTGTACGGTGCGGGCGCGGGGGCACGCTCGGGGGCCGTGCCGCGTCCCCCGGTGCCGCGTGCGCAGCCCGCGAAGACGCCGGCTGCGGGTGGGATGCCGCCCGGAGTGTTGGTGCTGGTGGGGGTGGCGGTAGTCGCGTTGCTGGTGTTGATCCTGGTCATCGCCTTCGGCTGA
- a CDS encoding ABC transporter ATP-binding protein: MTGPGARAAAAATAGSPTQKPMTFWPSLKRLLGRLREQRSAMTAAVLLSVGSVTAAVIAPKVVGTAVDAIYDGFRSQLQHGPGIDFHRVGTILTWVIALFVASAALQYAQGFLLNGAVQRVMYSLRREVEEKLNRLPLSYFDRQPRGELLSRVTNDIDNLGQSLTQALSQLIVSAFTVIGVLIMMLVVSPLLTAVAVVVIPLIVIFAGQIMKRSQKHFVAQWKSTGALNAQVEEAFTGHDLVTVYGRGDALQERFAQENDALMNASYKAQFLSGLVMPISMFVGNLQYVAVCVVGGLRVAAGAMSLGDVIAFIQYSRQFTQPVTQMASMVNMLQSGVASAERVFAILDAEEQTVERPGALPEPTRGRVAFEDVSFGYKGDEPLIEGLNLVAEPGRTVAVVGHTGAGKTTLVNLIMRFYELSGGRITIDGVDIAEVERADLRRRMGMVLQDTWLFEGTIMENIRYGRLDATDEEVYAAARATFVDRFAHSLPDGYDTVLDDESGSVSAGERQLITIARAFLAEPAILILDEATSSVDTRTEVLLQKAMHALRADRTSFVIAHRLSTIRDADVIVVMDHGRIVEQGSHDELLAAGGHYADLYRAQFEGVEI, translated from the coding sequence ATGACCGGACCCGGGGCACGGGCCGCCGCCGCGGCGACGGCGGGCTCGCCGACCCAGAAGCCGATGACCTTCTGGCCCTCGCTGAAGCGCCTGCTGGGCCGGCTGCGCGAGCAGCGCTCGGCGATGACGGCGGCGGTGCTGTTGTCGGTCGGCTCGGTGACCGCCGCGGTGATCGCGCCGAAGGTCGTGGGCACCGCGGTCGACGCCATCTACGACGGTTTCCGCTCGCAGCTGCAGCACGGGCCGGGCATCGACTTCCACCGCGTCGGCACCATCCTCACCTGGGTGATCGCGCTGTTCGTGGCGAGCGCGGCACTGCAGTACGCGCAGGGCTTCCTGCTCAACGGCGCGGTGCAGCGGGTCATGTACTCGCTCCGGCGGGAGGTCGAGGAGAAGCTGAACCGGCTGCCGCTGAGTTACTTCGACCGCCAGCCCCGCGGCGAACTGCTGTCGCGCGTCACCAACGACATCGACAACCTCGGCCAGTCGCTGACGCAGGCGCTGAGCCAGCTCATCGTCTCCGCGTTCACTGTGATCGGCGTGCTGATCATGATGCTCGTGGTCTCGCCGCTGCTCACCGCCGTCGCGGTGGTGGTCATCCCGCTCATCGTGATCTTCGCGGGCCAGATCATGAAGCGCAGCCAGAAGCACTTCGTGGCGCAGTGGAAGTCGACGGGAGCGCTCAACGCCCAGGTCGAGGAGGCCTTCACCGGGCACGACCTGGTGACCGTCTACGGGCGGGGCGACGCCCTGCAGGAGCGCTTCGCGCAGGAGAACGACGCGCTGATGAACGCGAGCTACAAGGCGCAGTTCCTCTCCGGCCTCGTCATGCCGATCAGCATGTTCGTCGGCAACCTGCAGTACGTCGCGGTGTGCGTCGTCGGCGGGCTGCGGGTGGCCGCGGGCGCCATGAGCCTGGGCGACGTCATCGCCTTCATCCAGTACTCGCGGCAGTTCACCCAGCCGGTCACCCAGATGGCGTCGATGGTGAACATGCTGCAGTCGGGCGTCGCCTCCGCCGAGCGCGTCTTCGCCATCCTCGACGCCGAGGAGCAGACCGTCGAGCGTCCGGGCGCCCTGCCCGAGCCGACCCGGGGCCGGGTCGCCTTCGAGGACGTCTCCTTCGGCTACAAGGGCGACGAGCCGCTCATCGAGGGGCTGAACCTGGTCGCCGAGCCCGGCCGGACCGTCGCGGTCGTCGGGCACACCGGCGCGGGCAAGACCACGCTCGTCAACCTCATCATGCGGTTCTACGAGCTCAGCGGCGGCCGGATCACCATCGACGGGGTCGACATCGCCGAGGTCGAGCGGGCGGACCTGCGGCGGCGGATGGGCATGGTCCTGCAGGACACCTGGCTGTTCGAGGGCACGATCATGGAGAACATCCGGTACGGGCGCCTCGACGCGACCGATGAGGAGGTGTACGCGGCTGCGCGCGCCACCTTCGTCGACCGATTCGCGCACTCTCTGCCCGACGGCTACGACACGGTCCTCGACGACGAGTCCGGCAGCGTCTCCGCGGGGGAGCGCCAGCTCATCACGATCGCCCGCGCCTTCCTCGCGGAGCCGGCGATCCTGATCCTCGACGAAGCGACGAGCTCGGTGGACACCCGCACGGAGGTCCTGCTGCAGAAGGCGATGCACGCCCTGCGGGCGGACCGCACGAGCTTCGTCATCGCGCACCGTCTCTCGACCATCCGCGACGCGGACGTCATCGTCGTCATGGATCACGGAAGGATCGTCGAACAGGGCTCGCACGACGAGCTGCTCGCGGCGGGCGGCCACTACGCCGACCTCTACCGGGCCCAGTTCGAGGGCGTCGAGATCTGA
- the lspA gene encoding signal peptidase II produces the protein MDSPATARPSWYRNPRILLAVVAVAVFLIDLAAKTTVVRHMTYGEKIHVVGPFSLYFVKNPGAAFSMATGYTWVLTLIAVGVVVWIVRMGSRLTSLPWALGLGLVLGGALGNLADRIFRAPGVFRGHVIDFFSVGDWFPVFNTADCAISVAAVLLVALTLFGRDPYEGFGEKRTRTPEKTTAEETRTTGTEATDA, from the coding sequence ATGGATTCCCCCGCAACCGCGCGGCCGAGCTGGTATCGGAACCCGCGCATCCTCCTGGCGGTGGTCGCGGTCGCGGTCTTCCTCATCGACCTGGCGGCCAAGACCACGGTGGTCCGGCACATGACGTACGGCGAGAAGATCCACGTGGTGGGCCCGTTCAGCCTGTACTTCGTGAAGAACCCGGGCGCGGCCTTCTCGATGGCCACCGGGTACACGTGGGTGCTCACCTTGATCGCCGTCGGCGTGGTGGTGTGGATCGTGCGGATGGGGTCGCGGCTGACGTCCCTGCCCTGGGCGCTCGGCCTCGGTCTGGTGCTCGGCGGCGCGCTGGGCAACCTCGCCGACCGGATCTTCCGCGCCCCAGGGGTCTTCCGCGGGCACGTCATCGACTTCTTCTCCGTCGGTGACTGGTTCCCCGTGTTCAACACCGCGGACTGCGCGATCAGCGTCGCCGCGGTGTTGCTGGTGGCGCTCACCCTGTTCGGGCGCGACCCGTACGAGGGCTTCGGGGAGAAGCGCACGCGCACGCCGGAGAAGACCACGGCCGAGGAGACCCGCACCACGGGAACGGAGGCGACCGATGCGTGA
- a CDS encoding TetR/AcrR family transcriptional regulator, with amino-acid sequence MPAANDTRPRAPHLPPEERRAALIAATRDALLEHGAVPTTKQIAAAAGVAEGTIFRVFDSKEDLLDAVMLASFDPAPLLVEIDAIDPALPLRERLYRFTELVQARFQRIFGLMDALGLVAPPHVRDRDAHRRAKDGGPALVSRLRGVIGDDADQLTVPPEEAIHLLRLLTFSGSHPHISDGHLLSPRRIVDVLLDGISAQPTTESVRRNSPP; translated from the coding sequence GTGCCCGCGGCTAACGACACCAGACCCCGCGCGCCGCACCTCCCGCCGGAGGAGCGCCGCGCGGCGCTGATCGCCGCCACGCGGGACGCGCTCCTGGAGCACGGCGCCGTGCCCACGACCAAGCAGATCGCTGCCGCGGCCGGCGTCGCGGAGGGCACCATCTTCCGCGTCTTCGACTCCAAGGAGGACCTGCTCGACGCGGTGATGCTGGCGTCCTTCGACCCCGCGCCGCTGCTCGTGGAGATCGACGCCATCGACCCGGCCCTGCCGCTCCGCGAACGCCTCTACCGCTTCACCGAGCTCGTCCAGGCCCGGTTCCAGCGGATCTTCGGCCTCATGGACGCCCTCGGACTCGTCGCTCCGCCCCACGTCCGGGACCGGGACGCGCACCGGCGGGCCAAGGACGGGGGACCGGCGCTCGTGTCCCGGCTGCGGGGCGTGATCGGAGACGACGCCGACCAGCTGACCGTCCCTCCGGAGGAGGCGATCCACCTCCTGCGCCTGCTCACGTTCTCCGGCAGTCATCCCCACATCAGCGACGGGCATCTCCTCTCGCCCCGGCGCATCGTCGACGTCCTGCTCGACGGCATCTCGGCCCAGCCCACCACCGAATCCGTGCGAAGGAACAGCCCGCCGTGA
- a CDS encoding ABC transporter ATP-binding protein translates to MTLLRLIAAHLRPYRPWLLAVAAFQLVSVVANLVLPSINAKIIDLGVTPGDTGYIWRMGGIMLVITLFQVIAAGGATYFAARSAMAFGRDTRRSLFGRVRTFSGREVSGFGAASLITRTTNDVQQVQLLVLMTLSMMIQAPFMAVGGVFMAVREEPGLAWLMVVAVPVLGAVLGVVISKMIPGFRRVQTRLDTVNQVLREQLTGVRVIRAFVREPVERERFDGANTALTDASVRVMRLMAVMFPWVMLVLNLSTVAVWWFGAHLIADGTAQIGSVTAYMQYMMQILMSVMMATFMVMMVPRASVAAERITDVLTTESTVAPPERPDPLPAITGVVDLDDVTMCYPGAAKPVLQNVNLSARPGETIAIIGSTGSGKSTLINLLARLFDATGGAVRYDGVDVRELRADALWGHVGLVPQRGYLFSGTVASNLRFGNPDATDEELAEALRIAQAEGFVAELGGLDAPIAQGGTNVSGGQRQRLAIARALVAKPAVYLFDDSFSALDLATDAKLRAALRPYTREATVFIVGQRISTIAGADQILVLEDGEVVGHGTHAELLETCPTYQEIAGSQATAGSAA, encoded by the coding sequence GTGACCCTTCTCCGCCTCATCGCCGCGCACCTGCGGCCCTACCGGCCGTGGCTCCTCGCGGTGGCCGCCTTCCAACTCGTCAGCGTCGTCGCGAACCTGGTGCTGCCCAGTATCAACGCCAAGATCATCGACCTCGGCGTCACCCCCGGTGACACGGGCTACATCTGGCGCATGGGCGGAATCATGCTGGTGATCACGCTGTTCCAGGTGATCGCCGCCGGCGGCGCCACCTACTTCGCGGCCCGCAGCGCCATGGCCTTCGGCCGCGACACCCGGCGCTCCCTGTTCGGCCGCGTCCGGACGTTCTCGGGCCGTGAGGTCTCCGGCTTCGGTGCCGCCTCGCTCATCACCCGCACCACCAACGATGTGCAGCAGGTCCAGCTGCTCGTGCTGATGACGCTGTCGATGATGATCCAGGCACCGTTCATGGCCGTCGGGGGCGTCTTCATGGCGGTACGGGAGGAACCCGGCCTCGCCTGGCTGATGGTGGTGGCGGTTCCCGTCCTCGGTGCGGTCCTGGGCGTGGTGATCTCCAAGATGATTCCCGGCTTCCGCCGCGTGCAGACGCGCCTCGACACGGTCAATCAGGTTCTCCGGGAACAGCTCACGGGGGTCCGGGTGATCCGGGCCTTCGTCCGCGAGCCGGTCGAGCGGGAGCGGTTCGACGGTGCCAACACCGCCCTCACGGACGCCTCGGTCCGCGTGATGCGGCTGATGGCGGTGATGTTCCCGTGGGTGATGCTGGTGCTCAACCTCTCCACCGTCGCGGTCTGGTGGTTCGGCGCGCACCTCATCGCGGACGGCACGGCCCAGATCGGCTCGGTCACCGCCTACATGCAGTACATGATGCAGATCCTCATGTCGGTGATGATGGCGACGTTCATGGTGATGATGGTGCCGCGCGCCTCCGTCGCCGCGGAGCGCATCACGGACGTGCTCACCACCGAGTCCACGGTGGCGCCGCCCGAACGCCCCGATCCCCTCCCGGCCATCACCGGCGTCGTCGACCTCGACGACGTGACGATGTGCTATCCCGGCGCGGCGAAACCGGTGCTGCAGAACGTGAACCTCTCGGCCCGTCCGGGGGAGACGATCGCGATCATCGGCTCCACCGGTTCCGGGAAGTCGACCCTGATCAACCTGCTGGCGCGGCTGTTCGACGCCACCGGCGGTGCGGTCCGCTACGACGGGGTGGACGTGCGGGAACTGCGCGCCGACGCCCTCTGGGGACATGTCGGGCTGGTGCCGCAGCGCGGCTACCTGTTCAGCGGCACCGTCGCGAGCAACCTGCGCTTCGGCAACCCCGACGCGACGGACGAGGAGCTCGCCGAGGCGCTGCGCATCGCGCAGGCGGAGGGCTTCGTCGCCGAGCTCGGCGGCCTGGACGCGCCGATCGCGCAGGGTGGCACCAACGTCTCGGGCGGCCAGCGCCAGCGGCTCGCGATCGCCCGCGCCCTCGTCGCCAAACCCGCCGTCTACCTCTTCGACGACAGCTTCTCCGCGCTCGACCTGGCGACCGATGCGAAACTGCGTGCGGCCCTGCGCCCGTACACGCGGGAGGCCACGGTGTTCATCGTGGGCCAGCGCATCTCGACCATCGCAGGGGCCGACCAGATCCTCGTGCTCGAGGACGGCGAGGTGGTCGGTCACGGCACCCACGCCGAACTCCTCGAGACGTGTCCCACCTATCAGGAGATCGCCGGTAGCCAGGCGACGGCGGGGAGTGCAGCATGA